A genome region from Candidatus Microthrix parvicella Bio17-1 includes the following:
- the atpH gene encoding ATP synthase F1 subunit delta, protein MSDTRTENYAEALLGLARAEGAEAVVADELYRVAREIDGNVELRTTLADLSLPADRRTKVVTDVLGGNVSPSTLAALSAVVAAGRADELGAIANQLAERTAGDAGLALATVRTAFALSDDQQQRLVQALEAVAGRPISPRFIVDPEVVGGVHAEIGDQVIDGSVRSRLAQLRELF, encoded by the coding sequence GTGAGCGACACGCGCACCGAGAACTACGCCGAGGCCCTGCTGGGTCTTGCCCGCGCCGAGGGCGCCGAGGCCGTCGTGGCCGACGAGCTCTACCGGGTGGCCCGCGAGATCGACGGCAACGTCGAACTTCGCACCACGCTGGCCGACCTTTCCCTGCCCGCGGACCGACGCACCAAGGTGGTCACCGACGTGCTGGGCGGCAACGTGTCGCCGTCAACGCTGGCGGCACTGTCGGCGGTGGTGGCCGCCGGACGCGCCGACGAGCTGGGGGCGATCGCCAACCAGCTGGCCGAACGCACCGCCGGTGATGCAGGGCTGGCGCTGGCCACCGTGCGAACGGCCTTCGCGTTGTCCGACGACCAGCAGCAACGGCTGGTCCAGGCGCTGGAGGCGGTAGCCGGCCGTCCCATCTCGCCGAGGTTCATCGTTGATCCCGAGGTGGTCGGCGGCGTTCACGCCGAGATCGGCGACCAGGTCATCGACGGTTCCGTCCGTTCACGTCTCGCCCAGCTGCGCGAGTTGTTCTAA
- the atpF gene encoding F0F1 ATP synthase subunit B has protein sequence MLATIMSIAADGGGETPVNPVLPTMPELLWGTGLFLALWILMRYVLLPPVRAVMRQRDEQRLSDEEGAERAKVEAEKVRRDYDATLAEARAHASTTVDEARARGEARRAELTAAAESDAAQIRQAALAEVEAERADVLLGARSQVAELAGTAASKVLGRTVDPAVAQRIAETYLAPSEN, from the coding sequence ATGTTGGCAACCATCATGTCCATTGCCGCAGACGGCGGTGGGGAGACCCCGGTGAACCCGGTGCTGCCCACCATGCCGGAGCTGTTGTGGGGCACCGGGCTGTTTCTCGCCCTGTGGATCCTGATGCGCTACGTGTTGCTGCCACCGGTGCGCGCCGTCATGCGTCAGCGTGACGAACAGCGTCTGTCCGATGAGGAGGGTGCCGAGCGCGCCAAGGTGGAGGCCGAAAAGGTGCGGCGCGATTACGACGCCACCCTGGCCGAGGCACGGGCTCATGCATCGACAACCGTGGACGAGGCACGAGCGAGGGGCGAGGCCCGGCGGGCCGAACTGACCGCTGCGGCCGAGTCCGACGCGGCACAGATCCGCCAGGCCGCCCTTGCCGAGGTTGAGGCCGAGCGGGCCGACGTGCTCCTCGGCGCACGTTCGCAGGTGGCCGAACTGGCCGGAACTGCGGCATCCAAGGTGCTGGGACGCACCGTTGACCCGGCGGTCGCACAGCGCATCGCCGAGACCTACCTCGCACCGTCCGAGAACTAG
- the atpE gene encoding ATP synthase F0 subunit C, with protein sequence MEIAQQATPADVSADEAKSIAGASGAGAAYGLAAIGPGIGIGYLVGQAVQAIARQPEAAGQVQTTMFLGIAFTEALALIGFVVFILLKFV encoded by the coding sequence ATCGAAATCGCCCAGCAGGCGACCCCTGCCGACGTCAGCGCCGATGAGGCCAAGTCCATCGCCGGTGCGTCCGGTGCGGGTGCGGCCTACGGCCTCGCCGCCATCGGCCCCGGCATCGGCATCGGCTACCTGGTCGGCCAGGCCGTTCAGGCCATCGCCCGTCAGCCCGAGGCCGCCGGTCAGGTGCAGACCACCATGTTCCTCGGCATCGCGTTCACCGAGGCTCTGGCCCTCATCGGTTTCGTTGTGTTCATTCTGCTCAAGTTCGTCTGA
- the atpB gene encoding F0F1 ATP synthase subunit A has translation MIASPLLALSASPAALFAAEPENTRGLKFPSIDEIVVWPAKFGGFNKIALISLIAVVVPTILFWLAAMKGKKNPIPRGVQNVVEASVDFMEKQIVMPTIGPDGMRYLPMLTAMFFFIFIGNLFEIIPTSHMPANARMANPLMLALVTWVMFIGVGLKHNGLGYLKQTLFPPGVPKALYLLVTPIEFISTFLVRPFSLAVRLFANMLAGHILLVTFSVLTLGLLLAETMQFALVPLAIAPFLGLVAFTAFELMVAFLQAYIFSLLAGVYIGGALHPAH, from the coding sequence GTGATTGCATCCCCACTTTTGGCGTTGTCCGCATCGCCCGCCGCCCTGTTTGCGGCGGAGCCGGAGAACACCCGGGGCCTCAAGTTCCCCTCCATCGACGAGATCGTCGTCTGGCCGGCGAAGTTCGGCGGCTTCAACAAGATCGCCTTGATCTCGTTGATCGCGGTCGTCGTGCCCACCATCCTGTTCTGGCTGGCAGCCATGAAGGGCAAGAAAAACCCCATACCCCGCGGCGTGCAGAACGTGGTGGAGGCATCGGTCGACTTCATGGAAAAGCAGATCGTGATGCCAACGATCGGCCCCGACGGCATGCGCTACCTGCCCATGCTGACCGCCATGTTCTTCTTCATCTTCATTGGCAACCTGTTTGAGATCATCCCCACCTCGCACATGCCGGCCAACGCCCGTATGGCCAACCCCCTCATGCTGGCCCTGGTCACCTGGGTGATGTTCATCGGTGTGGGCCTGAAGCACAACGGGCTCGGCTACCTCAAGCAGACGCTGTTTCCCCCGGGCGTGCCCAAGGCGCTGTACCTGCTGGTCACGCCCATCGAGTTCATCTCCACCTTCCTGGTGCGCCCGTTCTCGCTGGCGGTGCGGCTCTTCGCCAACATGCTCGCCGGGCACATTCTCTTGGTCACCTTCTCGGTGCTCACCTTGGGCCTGCTCCTTGCGGAGACCATGCAGTTCGCCCTGGTTCCGCTGGCGATCGCCCCGTTCCTCGGCCTGGTGGCCTTCACCGCCTTCGAGTTGATGGTCGCCTTCCTGCAGGCCTACATCTTCTCCCTCCTCGCCGGTGTGTACATCGGCGGCGCGCTGCACCCGGCGCACTGA
- a CDS encoding ATP synthase subunit I, with product MTRPSNPTARSSNAQPANGLLTRLEGPSPAMEIAVDLIRRAAIWSPLAILVSGAIWGTDGAISAAFALGLVILNFLLSAWMLQAGARISIAVMAGAALFGYLIRLGLILVAVLLVKDQPWLDPVALGVVLIVTHLGLLFWELRYVSGSMAFPGLKPRAGRRSAAVTATQVNLTGNINSPTPDATSSVADAA from the coding sequence GTGACTCGGCCTTCGAATCCCACCGCCCGGTCCTCCAACGCTCAGCCCGCCAACGGCTTGCTGACCCGTTTGGAAGGCCCGTCCCCGGCCATGGAGATTGCCGTCGACCTGATTCGACGAGCCGCCATCTGGTCGCCACTCGCCATCTTGGTGTCGGGGGCGATCTGGGGCACCGACGGCGCCATTTCCGCCGCATTCGCCCTGGGTCTCGTGATCCTCAACTTCCTTCTGTCCGCCTGGATGTTGCAGGCCGGTGCTCGTATCTCCATTGCCGTCATGGCCGGTGCTGCACTCTTCGGTTACCTGATCCGTCTCGGTCTGATCCTCGTTGCGGTGCTGCTGGTGAAGGACCAGCCCTGGCTCGACCCGGTCGCCCTCGGCGTGGTGCTGATCGTCACCCACCTGGGCCTGTTGTTCTGGGAGCTGCGCTACGTATCGGGCTCCATGGCGTTTCCGGGTCTGAAGCCCCGCGCCGGGCGCCGCAGCGCCGCCGTCACCGCCACGCAGGTCAACCTGACCGGCAACATTAATTCTCCGACCCCCGACGCCACCTCCTCGGTGGCCGACGCAGCCTGA
- a CDS encoding AtpZ/AtpI family protein: MSIQVTSNAASPKLSPSGGSSAAMPRLSEQMDRGHGGYLLVAAPALFGLLGFWLDGLLGWTPVLTIVGAFYGLIGALYKVLTSYRTEMNTQADARRSARTSPASSSSATLATVEAGS; this comes from the coding sequence GTGTCCATCCAGGTGACATCCAACGCAGCCTCGCCCAAGCTGTCACCGTCCGGTGGAAGCTCCGCGGCGATGCCCAGGTTGAGCGAACAGATGGACCGCGGTCACGGTGGGTACCTCCTGGTGGCCGCCCCCGCCCTGTTTGGCCTGCTGGGTTTCTGGCTGGATGGCCTCCTCGGCTGGACCCCGGTGCTCACCATCGTCGGTGCGTTCTACGGCCTGATCGGCGCCCTGTACAAGGTCCTGACCTCGTACCGGACCGAAATGAACACGCAGGCGGACGCACGCCGCAGCGCTCGTACCTCGCCCGCCTCCTCGTCCTCCGCCACCCTTGCAACCGTCGAGGCGGGGTCGTGA
- a CDS encoding ATP-binding cassette domain-containing protein codes for MIVAGSSTTSAPPDPVIAVEPILELQGIRAAYGSIEVLHGVDLAVMPGEVYALLGPNGAGKTTTLNILSGLMKPTAGKVLVAGRDVTGTKAEDLARAGMAMIPEGRGIFPNLTVRENLRMATFTGKKLADLEAAAYGRFSRLAERRSQVAGTMSGGEQQMLAMARGLATDPAVLILDELSMGLAPLIVEELYGVVAHIAADGVSIVVVEQFARTVLGVSDRAAIMVHGKIRAVGDPTAIEAELSSAYLGGQ; via the coding sequence GTGATCGTGGCCGGTTCGTCGACGACCTCAGCTCCGCCCGATCCGGTGATCGCAGTGGAGCCCATCCTTGAGTTGCAGGGCATTCGGGCGGCCTACGGCTCCATCGAGGTGTTGCACGGGGTGGATCTGGCCGTGATGCCGGGTGAGGTGTATGCGCTGCTGGGTCCCAACGGCGCCGGCAAGACCACCACGCTCAACATCCTCTCCGGGCTGATGAAGCCCACCGCCGGCAAGGTGCTGGTGGCGGGCCGTGACGTCACCGGAACGAAGGCCGAGGATCTGGCCCGAGCCGGCATGGCGATGATCCCCGAGGGTCGGGGCATCTTCCCAAACCTCACCGTGCGCGAGAACCTGCGCATGGCAACGTTCACCGGCAAGAAGTTGGCCGATCTGGAAGCTGCGGCCTACGGGCGCTTCAGTCGTCTGGCCGAGCGCCGCAGCCAGGTGGCCGGCACCATGTCGGGCGGCGAGCAGCAGATGTTGGCGATGGCCCGAGGGCTGGCGACCGACCCGGCAGTGCTGATCCTCGACGAGCTGTCGATGGGCTTGGCGCCGCTGATCGTCGAGGAGTTGTACGGCGTCGTTGCACACATCGCGGCGGACGGCGTGTCGATCGTGGTGGTGGAACAGTTCGCCAGGACGGTCCTCGGTGTGTCCGACCGGGCGGCCATCATGGTTCACGGAAAAATTCGCGCCGTGGGAGACCCGACGGCGATCGAGGCGGAATTGTCCAGTGCCTACCTTGGTGGGCAGTGA
- a CDS encoding ABC transporter ATP-binding protein → MSLLEARGITVRFGGNLAVSDVDLTVEAGQIVGLIGPNGAGKTTTFNALTGMLTPTAGTVMLEGRNVTGWPTFRRAQEGLARTFQRLEVFTSLTVRENIQMAAELKSRDTAEHVDHILEQVGLTAIADDSASAISTGMARLLEVGRALATRPKVLLLDEPASGQDESETERFGEFLEELAADGLAILMVEHDVPLVMRVCQRIVVLDFGQVIARGTPAEIQANEAVLDAYLGSAAGGM, encoded by the coding sequence ATGAGCCTTTTGGAGGCACGCGGTATCACGGTTCGCTTTGGCGGAAACCTGGCCGTCAGTGACGTGGACCTCACCGTCGAGGCCGGGCAGATCGTGGGCCTCATCGGGCCGAATGGCGCGGGCAAGACCACCACCTTCAACGCGCTGACCGGCATGCTCACCCCCACGGCGGGCACGGTGATGCTGGAGGGCAGAAACGTCACCGGGTGGCCCACCTTCCGGCGGGCGCAAGAGGGCCTGGCCCGCACGTTCCAGCGCCTGGAGGTGTTCACGTCGCTGACCGTTCGTGAGAACATTCAGATGGCCGCCGAGCTGAAATCCCGCGATACCGCCGAGCACGTGGACCACATCCTGGAGCAGGTGGGCCTGACCGCTATCGCCGATGACTCGGCCAGCGCGATCTCCACCGGCATGGCCCGGCTTTTGGAGGTTGGTCGGGCGCTGGCAACCCGACCCAAGGTGTTGTTGTTGGACGAGCCTGCGTCGGGCCAGGACGAATCCGAAACGGAACGGTTCGGTGAATTCCTGGAGGAGCTGGCGGCGGATGGCCTGGCCATCCTCATGGTGGAACATGACGTGCCCCTGGTGATGCGGGTGTGTCAACGGATCGTGGTGCTGGACTTTGGTCAGGTGATCGCCAGGGGTACCCCCGCCGAGATTCAGGCCAACGAGGCGGTGTTGGACGCCTACCTCGGCTCCGCTGCCGGGGGGATGTGA
- a CDS encoding ABC transporter permease subunit, whose translation MITTMLAAAGTPNLWNQFLTASVAGLVTAALYAIAASGLVVTYTTSGVFNFAHGAFGMMAAFTYWQFTEGWGLPIWLSLLLVVGVVAPVFGGIVEKGLMRGLEGTSELIKLVVTVSLLLALIGLAPVIWDPTIARSVPEFFPDSDPITIAGVGISIHRIIIFVAAGLVAVFLRLFLYNTRTGIAMRAVVDDRSLAQLNGARPGLTSMASWGLGAGLAALAGVLGAPISTLEAVTLTLLVFNAYAAPVIGRLKSVPLTFLGAIILGLAQSYVSSFVKPGDTNVVERAVTSFQINTGWTLANLQSAMPAIVLFVVMLFIRPERLRSHSLSTTRDQFRVPTWRVTLIGAILFPIGTIMLTVIIPDVFQLSLASGYALALVGLSLVPLAGYSGQISLAQMSFAGIGAVVMGNLGVNNPILGVVVAVLVAATIGALVSLPALRLSGIYLALLTAAFALMLSKLVLSQQKVMPQGNLAVPPLVSSWNTATARIIVSAVAFTLVGIAVVAVRRSGFGRRLMAMKDSPDACATLGLNLTRTNVYVFALSSGIAGLAGALWASTAQAEQFTFENSLAVTMLAVVGGVGLVGGAFFGGLLLGAFQSILGPIFNSNALGYFSVFSISIAKLTSFAPGLMGISLGRNPSGAMTEVGAGFRAVGERTEALVISVLGAVGIWVLTAVGVVSGWQFTAAIVVWVFVVAPLTPLLFDGPHPSQRLPVAIGGVSATVVALLVPVASITESNGWRVIMIGAFAGAVGAVLTRVYGPLDAEAAAPQPSPDLAGVNRPFDRGELIEVDAALGLTEADLATYAVSETNGASAVPAMAGNGGDS comes from the coding sequence GTGATCACCACCATGCTGGCGGCGGCCGGCACCCCGAACCTGTGGAACCAGTTTCTGACCGCGTCCGTCGCCGGGTTGGTCACGGCGGCGCTGTACGCCATTGCCGCCTCTGGCCTGGTCGTCACCTACACCACGTCGGGCGTGTTCAACTTCGCCCATGGCGCGTTCGGCATGATGGCCGCGTTCACCTACTGGCAGTTCACCGAGGGCTGGGGTCTCCCCATCTGGCTGTCGCTGCTGCTGGTGGTGGGCGTGGTCGCTCCCGTCTTCGGGGGCATCGTCGAAAAAGGGTTGATGCGCGGGCTTGAGGGCACCTCGGAGCTGATCAAGCTGGTGGTCACCGTCAGCCTGTTGTTGGCGCTGATCGGCCTGGCGCCGGTGATCTGGGACCCGACGATCGCTCGCTCGGTGCCCGAGTTCTTCCCTGACTCCGACCCGATCACCATCGCCGGGGTGGGCATCAGCATCCACCGCATCATCATCTTCGTCGCAGCGGGGCTGGTGGCCGTCTTTCTGCGTCTGTTCCTGTACAACACCCGCACGGGCATCGCGATGCGGGCCGTGGTGGATGACCGGTCGTTGGCGCAGCTCAACGGTGCTCGACCGGGGTTGACCTCCATGGCCTCCTGGGGGCTTGGCGCGGGACTGGCGGCTTTGGCCGGCGTCCTCGGCGCTCCGATCAGCACCCTGGAAGCGGTCACGCTGACCCTGCTGGTGTTCAACGCCTACGCCGCCCCGGTGATCGGTCGACTCAAGTCGGTACCCCTCACCTTCCTCGGCGCCATCATCCTCGGGCTCGCCCAGAGTTACGTGTCCAGCTTCGTCAAGCCGGGCGACACCAACGTCGTCGAACGGGCGGTCACGAGCTTTCAGATCAACACCGGCTGGACGCTGGCCAACCTCCAGAGCGCCATGCCCGCCATTGTGCTGTTCGTCGTCATGTTGTTCATCCGGCCCGAGCGGTTGCGCAGCCACAGCCTCTCGACCACCCGCGACCAGTTTCGCGTTCCCACCTGGCGGGTGACGCTGATCGGCGCCATCTTGTTCCCCATCGGCACGATCATGCTGACCGTGATCATCCCGGACGTGTTCCAGTTGTCGTTGGCCAGTGGCTACGCACTGGCGTTGGTGGGCCTGTCGTTGGTGCCGTTGGCGGGCTACTCCGGACAGATCTCGCTGGCCCAGATGAGTTTTGCGGGCATCGGGGCCGTGGTGATGGGGAACCTCGGAGTGAACAACCCGATCCTGGGAGTGGTCGTAGCGGTGCTGGTTGCCGCCACCATCGGGGCCCTGGTGTCGCTACCGGCGCTGCGGCTCTCGGGCATCTATCTCGCCCTGCTCACAGCGGCCTTTGCGCTGATGTTGTCCAAACTGGTGCTCAGCCAACAGAAGGTCATGCCTCAGGGCAACCTGGCGGTGCCGCCGTTGGTGAGCTCGTGGAACACCGCCACGGCCCGCATCATCGTGTCGGCCGTGGCGTTCACCTTGGTTGGCATCGCGGTCGTCGCCGTGCGTCGCTCCGGCTTCGGGCGGCGACTGATGGCCATGAAGGACTCCCCTGACGCGTGCGCCACGCTGGGGCTCAACCTGACCCGCACCAACGTGTACGTGTTTGCGCTGTCCTCCGGTATCGCCGGCCTGGCGGGCGCACTGTGGGCCAGCACCGCTCAGGCGGAGCAGTTCACCTTTGAGAACTCGCTCGCGGTCACCATGTTGGCGGTGGTTGGAGGTGTGGGCCTGGTGGGCGGCGCGTTCTTCGGCGGCCTGCTGCTTGGGGCGTTCCAATCGATCCTCGGTCCGATCTTCAATTCCAACGCCCTTGGGTATTTCTCGGTGTTCAGCATCTCGATCGCAAAGCTCACCAGCTTTGCCCCCGGGCTGATGGGCATTAGCCTGGGCCGCAACCCAAGCGGCGCCATGACCGAGGTCGGAGCGGGGTTTCGAGCGGTGGGCGAGCGAACCGAGGCGTTGGTGATCTCGGTGCTCGGCGCAGTGGGCATCTGGGTGCTCACCGCCGTCGGGGTGGTGTCCGGTTGGCAGTTCACCGCTGCGATCGTGGTGTGGGTGTTTGTCGTGGCCCCGTTGACGCCCCTGCTCTTCGACGGTCCGCACCCATCGCAGCGGCTGCCCGTGGCCATCGGGGGCGTCAGCGCCACCGTGGTCGCCCTGCTGGTGCCGGTCGCTTCGATCACGGAGAGCAACGGTTGGCGGGTCATCATGATCGGTGCCTTCGCCGGCGCGGTCGGCGCGGTGCTCACCCGCGTCTACGGGCCGCTCGACGCCGAGGCGGCGGCGCCACAGCCATCGCCCGACCTGGCCGGGGTGAATCGGCCCTTCGACCGCGGTGAGCTCATCGAGGTCGATGCCGCCCTCGGGCTGACCGAGGCCGACCTGGCAACCTACGCAGTCTCTGAAACCAACGGCGCCTCGGCCGTTCCGGCGATGGCCGGAAACGGAGGCGATTCATGA